One window of Desulfobaculum bizertense DSM 18034 genomic DNA carries:
- a CDS encoding PAS domain S-box protein: MQDQLEFYSKGLEDFQDCGVVFRRDGTLLFANEAYLKKRGMSKEDALGRNIFDLIDPMEEETLRGAVLQAVDSTHMCEIVLRMRTLDGSGVRQFRWQGMEILTPEGQENLIVAQGRPLHPLGEDDDSVMGFTISTNGNILDVSEDICTMCGYTREEVLNVNTSQLYYTPEERRTIRNLLRRGGIERGQVTLRCKDGSPMNFLFTVQPVRDAKGHIRSFSGYFIPSGFPHAARLVKDFTPVVNALPDIAWAQGRDHRLVAVNDAYCDAFGLSRDKVLGHLEADFLPPEQAQLLVQAAINVFQERREIITPMAPHFNGQERWYRIVRRPVFDDANREVIGLVGICRDITSAVKQETEYMRSLGEESFDALIVIDGEGRIIRRASKVLDPPVLGDEAGVGRVAGDLTQIVDILHSDDLELAQEAMRKVMTRKKPLSFECRVRNRSRRYTRVFIRAHYNDRFFDEPRMYVNVRDLSHAESLRSAESVLSRLREATSSETWKELAAFLNVSSASVSNARKNNRIPPDWLITVGARTDTSIDWLLTGLGPQHRKHVVMEE; this comes from the coding sequence ATGCAGGATCAACTTGAATTTTACAGCAAAGGTCTTGAAGATTTTCAGGATTGTGGCGTTGTGTTTCGGCGGGACGGGACACTGCTTTTTGCCAATGAGGCGTATTTGAAAAAGCGGGGCATGAGCAAGGAAGATGCTCTTGGCCGGAATATTTTTGATCTCATTGACCCGATGGAAGAAGAAACGCTTCGGGGGGCTGTGCTTCAGGCTGTGGACAGCACGCACATGTGTGAAATCGTCTTGCGCATGCGAACTCTTGATGGCTCTGGAGTGAGGCAGTTTCGCTGGCAGGGAATGGAAATCCTGACTCCGGAAGGACAGGAGAATCTCATCGTTGCGCAGGGGCGCCCCCTGCATCCACTTGGTGAGGATGATGACAGCGTTATGGGCTTCACCATTAGCACCAACGGAAACATTCTGGACGTCAGTGAGGACATTTGCACCATGTGTGGCTACACCCGCGAAGAAGTCCTGAACGTCAACACCTCACAGCTCTACTACACCCCGGAGGAGCGGCGGACCATTCGTAATCTGCTTCGGCGCGGTGGCATTGAGCGAGGGCAGGTGACCTTGCGCTGCAAGGACGGCTCCCCCATGAATTTTTTGTTCACTGTGCAGCCCGTTCGCGATGCCAAGGGGCATATTCGTTCATTTTCTGGCTATTTTATTCCCAGCGGTTTCCCGCACGCTGCGCGTCTCGTCAAAGACTTCACTCCCGTTGTCAATGCTCTCCCAGATATTGCCTGGGCGCAGGGGCGAGACCATCGCCTCGTGGCTGTGAATGATGCCTACTGTGATGCCTTTGGACTTTCTCGTGACAAGGTCCTTGGGCATTTGGAAGCAGATTTTTTGCCGCCGGAGCAGGCTCAGCTTTTGGTTCAGGCCGCTATCAACGTGTTTCAGGAGCGCCGGGAAATTATCACCCCTATGGCCCCGCACTTTAATGGTCAGGAGCGCTGGTACAGGATTGTTCGGCGTCCGGTTTTTGATGACGCCAATCGGGAAGTCATTGGTTTGGTGGGGATTTGTCGCGATATTACATCTGCCGTGAAACAGGAAACCGAGTACATGCGGAGTCTTGGCGAGGAGAGTTTTGACGCGCTCATCGTTATTGACGGTGAAGGTCGCATTATTCGGCGAGCAAGCAAGGTGCTCGACCCGCCTGTGCTTGGCGACGAGGCCGGAGTGGGGCGGGTTGCTGGTGATCTCACGCAGATTGTGGACATCCTGCATTCAGACGACCTTGAGCTTGCGCAGGAAGCTATGCGAAAAGTCATGACCCGCAAGAAGCCTCTCAGCTTTGAGTGTCGTGTGCGCAACAGGAGCCGACGCTACACGCGTGTTTTCATTCGCGCGCATTACAACGACCGCTTTTTTGACGAACCGCGCATGTATGTCAATGTTCGCGATCTCTCTCATGCTGAGTCGCTCAGGTCTGCCGAGAGTGTTCTCTCCCGGCTTCGCGAGGCGACATCCAGCGAGACATGGAAGGAGCTTGCTGCATTTTTGAACGTGTCTTCTGCATCCGTTTCCAATGCCCGCAAGAACAACCGGATTCCACCGGATTGGCTTATTACGGTTGGTGCACGCACGGATACGTCCATAGACTGGCTTTTGACTGGGCTTGGTCCGCAGCATCGAAAGCATGTCGTTATGGAAGAATAG
- the rnr gene encoding ribonuclease R, with product MLQALKDAHHPLRRNEILAALKVKKEAKRALKEILKSLEEKGKLIRTKGGTYGLTQNMSLITGTLEIQRSGVGFLLPEDKRRKDVFISPNNFGDAWNGDRVVAALIPTRKGKNPEGRIVRILDRKNREMPVRLIKRLGPDMFVSHPTDTTMQINFMVDTQELEDEPQVGDIIFAKPGEKLDAKLWAADATVFLGAETSVAVQEGMVKMLHGIPQDFPSATVEEAQALPDEPSEAEFEGRRDMRETQFVTIDGASARDFDDAIYVRPENNGHRLFVAIADVSHYVQPGSALDQEALERGNSYYFPTSVEPMFPVELSNGLCSLNPNVNRLAMVAEMFVSPKGKITEEQFYPAVICSHARLTYDQVHSALELNDDATRTELAEVLPMLESAEKLARQLNALRKDRGTLDFEIPEPLISFDDNGVPDDIQPRKRNFAHQLIEEFMIAANEAVARFLEDRGEPALYRIHPSPDADKLRNAFKMLRHTELGQLIPDGAGPSIIPELLHAATELGMDFIVGRLLLRSMMQASYSPMNDGHFGLASESYCHFTSPIRRYADLIVHRALKAATGKGPHCVPQGDALQEIADQISGRERVAMRAEREILKRVTILFLQDKVGEDFTGIINGVADYGFWVELNEIMAEGSVRLSSLSDDYYAFIPERQEIWGERTKKRFFIGQPVRVYLSDVNLSRLEITLELIQGKKAAFKRNLRRQIQPSTHGEEARQRQKHRFHPKKRH from the coding sequence GTGCTTCAAGCGCTGAAAGACGCCCACCACCCGCTTCGCCGCAACGAGATACTTGCTGCGCTCAAGGTGAAAAAGGAGGCGAAGCGAGCGCTGAAAGAAATTTTGAAATCCCTTGAAGAGAAGGGAAAGCTCATCCGCACAAAGGGTGGCACCTACGGCCTGACGCAAAACATGTCGCTGATTACTGGCACACTGGAAATCCAGCGCTCTGGCGTAGGCTTCCTGCTGCCAGAGGACAAGCGCCGCAAGGACGTCTTCATCAGCCCAAATAACTTTGGTGATGCATGGAACGGCGACCGGGTCGTAGCCGCGCTGATTCCGACCCGAAAGGGCAAGAATCCAGAGGGCCGTATTGTTCGGATTCTGGACCGCAAAAACCGCGAAATGCCCGTCCGCCTTATCAAGCGCCTTGGCCCAGACATGTTTGTTTCGCACCCCACAGACACCACCATGCAAATCAACTTCATGGTGGACACGCAGGAGCTTGAAGATGAGCCACAGGTTGGCGACATCATCTTTGCCAAGCCCGGCGAAAAGCTGGACGCCAAGCTTTGGGCTGCTGACGCTACGGTCTTCCTTGGTGCAGAAACATCCGTTGCCGTGCAGGAAGGCATGGTAAAGATGCTTCACGGCATCCCTCAGGACTTCCCGTCTGCCACAGTAGAAGAGGCACAGGCGCTGCCTGACGAACCGTCTGAGGCTGAATTTGAAGGCCGTCGCGACATGCGCGAAACCCAGTTCGTGACCATTGACGGAGCAAGTGCCCGCGACTTTGACGATGCGATCTATGTTCGCCCAGAAAACAATGGCCACAGGCTCTTTGTCGCCATTGCAGACGTCAGTCACTACGTGCAGCCCGGAAGTGCGCTGGATCAGGAAGCCCTTGAACGCGGCAACTCCTATTATTTTCCGACATCCGTGGAACCCATGTTCCCGGTTGAGCTGTCCAATGGCCTGTGCAGCCTGAACCCCAATGTGAACCGCCTTGCCATGGTTGCCGAGATGTTTGTCTCACCCAAGGGCAAAATCACAGAGGAGCAGTTCTACCCTGCCGTCATTTGCAGCCACGCGCGCCTGACCTACGATCAGGTTCACAGTGCCCTTGAGCTGAATGACGACGCCACCCGCACCGAGCTGGCCGAGGTTCTCCCCATGCTCGAATCCGCAGAGAAGCTTGCCCGCCAGCTCAACGCCCTGCGCAAGGACAGAGGCACTCTGGATTTCGAAATTCCAGAGCCGCTGATTTCCTTTGACGACAACGGCGTGCCTGATGACATTCAGCCCCGTAAGCGGAACTTTGCACATCAGCTCATTGAAGAATTTATGATTGCCGCCAACGAAGCCGTTGCGCGCTTTTTAGAGGATCGCGGCGAGCCTGCGCTCTATCGTATTCACCCCTCACCCGATGCCGACAAGCTCCGCAACGCCTTTAAAATGCTTCGGCACACCGAGCTTGGGCAGCTCATTCCAGACGGCGCTGGACCTTCCATCATTCCAGAGCTTTTGCACGCCGCCACGGAGTTAGGCATGGACTTCATTGTCGGCCGTCTCCTTCTTCGCTCCATGATGCAGGCATCCTACAGCCCCATGAACGACGGCCACTTTGGCCTCGCCTCTGAGAGCTATTGTCATTTCACTTCGCCCATTCGCCGCTATGCCGACCTCATTGTGCATCGCGCGCTCAAGGCCGCGACTGGCAAGGGTCCCCATTGTGTGCCGCAGGGCGACGCTCTTCAGGAAATCGCAGACCAAATCAGTGGGCGCGAGCGTGTCGCCATGCGTGCTGAGCGTGAGATACTGAAGCGTGTCACTATTCTCTTTTTGCAGGACAAGGTTGGAGAGGACTTCACCGGTATCATCAACGGCGTCGCCGACTACGGTTTTTGGGTCGAACTCAACGAGATTATGGCCGAAGGAAGTGTCCGCCTCTCCTCTCTCTCTGATGACTATTATGCCTTCATTCCAGAACGGCAGGAGATTTGGGGCGAGCGCACAAAGAAGCGTTTCTTCATCGGCCAGCCCGTTCGCGTCTATCTCAGCGATGTGAATCTCTCTCGTCTCGAAATTACCCTTGAACTTATTCAGGGCAAGAAGGCCGCCTTCAAGCGCAACCTCCGCCGGCAGATTCAGCCCAGCACCCATGGCGAAGAAGCTCGCCAGCGCCAGAAGCACCGCTTTCACCCAAAGAAGCGCCATTAG